A window of Patagioenas fasciata isolate bPatFas1 chromosome 5, bPatFas1.hap1, whole genome shotgun sequence contains these coding sequences:
- the DIO2 gene encoding type II iodothyronine deiodinase isoform X1, whose product MGLLSVDLLITLQILPVFFSNCLFLALYDSVILLKHMVLFLSRSKSGRGEWRRMLTSEGLRCVWNSFLLDAYKQVKLGGEAPNSSVIHIAKDNDGNSSSWNGVSGKCGTKCHLLDFANSERPLVVNFGSATUPPFTSQLSAFSKLVEEFSGVADFLLVYIDEAHPSDGWAAPGISPASFEVKKHRNQEDRCAAAHQLLQRFSLPPQCHVVADCMDNNANVAYGVSFERVCIVQRQKIAYLGGKGPFSYNLQEVRLWLEQNFSKRUNPFSTEAMSIDVSL is encoded by the exons ATGGGTCTGCTGAGTGTGGATTTGCTGATCACGCTTCAGATCTTGCCGGTCTTTTTCTCCAATTGCCTCTTCCTTGCGCTGTATGACTCTGTGATCCTCCTGAAGCACATGGTGCTATTTCTGAGCCGGTCTAAGTCCGGGCGCGGTGAGTGGCGGAGGATGCTGACCTCGGAGGGGCTGCGCTGCGTCTGGAACAGCTTCCTCCTGGACGCCTACAAGCAG GTCAAACTTGGAGGAGAAGCCCCAAACTCCAGTGTAATCCACATAGCCAAGGACAATGATGGCAACAGTAGCAGTTGGAACGGTGTCAGTGGGAAGTGTGGAACCAAATGTCACCTTCTGGATTTTGCCAACTCCGAGCGGCCACTGGTGGTCAACTTTGGTTCAGCTACCTGACCACCGTTCACAAGCCAGCTGTCGGCCTTCAGCAAGCTGGTGGAGGAGTTCTCCGGTGTGGCTGACTTTCTGTTGGTCTACATTGATGAGGCTCATCCATCAGATGGCTGGGCTGCCCCTGGAATCTCTCCCGCTTCATTTGAAGTCAAGAAACACAGGAACCAGGAAGACCGATGTGCAGCTGCTCACCAGCTCCTACAGCGCTTTTCCTTGCCACCTCAGTGCCATGTGGTGGCTGACTGCATGGACAACAATGCCAATGTGGCATACGGGGTTTCATTTGAGCGAGTATGCATTGTGCAGAGACAAAAAATTGCCTATCTGGGAGGCAAAGGTCCTTTTTCCTACAATCTGCAGGAGGTTCGGCTTTGGCTGGAACAAAATTTCAGCAAAAGATGAAATCCATTCTCTACAGAAGCTATGTCAATAGATGTGTCCCTTTAA
- the DIO2 gene encoding type II iodothyronine deiodinase isoform X2 gives MGLLSVDLLITLQILPVFFSNCLFLALYDSVILLKHMVLFLSRSKSGRGEWRRMLTSEGLRCVWNSFLLDAYKQVKLGGEAPNSSVIHIAKDNDGNSSSWNGVSGKCGTKCHLLDFANSERPLVVNFGSATUPPFTSQLSAFSKLVEEFSGVADFLLVYIDEAHPSDGWAAPGISPASFEVKKHRNQEDRCAAAHQLLQRFSLPPQCHVVADCMDNNANVAYGVSFERVCIVQRQKIAYLGGKGPFSYNLQEVRLWLEQNFSKR, from the exons ATGGGTCTGCTGAGTGTGGATTTGCTGATCACGCTTCAGATCTTGCCGGTCTTTTTCTCCAATTGCCTCTTCCTTGCGCTGTATGACTCTGTGATCCTCCTGAAGCACATGGTGCTATTTCTGAGCCGGTCTAAGTCCGGGCGCGGTGAGTGGCGGAGGATGCTGACCTCGGAGGGGCTGCGCTGCGTCTGGAACAGCTTCCTCCTGGACGCCTACAAGCAG GTCAAACTTGGAGGAGAAGCCCCAAACTCCAGTGTAATCCACATAGCCAAGGACAATGATGGCAACAGTAGCAGTTGGAACGGTGTCAGTGGGAAGTGTGGAACCAAATGTCACCTTCTGGATTTTGCCAACTCCGAGCGGCCACTGGTGGTCAACTTTGGTTCAGCTACCTGACCACCGTTCACAAGCCAGCTGTCGGCCTTCAGCAAGCTGGTGGAGGAGTTCTCCGGTGTGGCTGACTTTCTGTTGGTCTACATTGATGAGGCTCATCCATCAGATGGCTGGGCTGCCCCTGGAATCTCTCCCGCTTCATTTGAAGTCAAGAAACACAGGAACCAGGAAGACCGATGTGCAGCTGCTCACCAGCTCCTACAGCGCTTTTCCTTGCCACCTCAGTGCCATGTGGTGGCTGACTGCATGGACAACAATGCCAATGTGGCATACGGGGTTTCATTTGAGCGAGTATGCATTGTGCAGAGACAAAAAATTGCCTATCTGGGAGGCAAAGGTCCTTTTTCCTACAATCTGCAGGAGGTTCGGCTTTGGCTGGAACAAAATTTCAGCAAAAGATGA